In the genome of Streptomyces racemochromogenes, one region contains:
- a CDS encoding SRPBCC domain-containing protein produces MALQHRLVRARPDRVWAVLENAGCYERWVVGTHLSSPADDRWPEEGPVLRYQVKAGPFRYEGETVVRVHEPPDRLELEARAGDHASARIAIEVRPWGDETLVVLDEHPLRGRGWTFHHAAIDAVAQWRHRAMLARLARVCEDGHRERP; encoded by the coding sequence ATGGCACTACAGCACCGCCTGGTACGGGCCAGGCCCGACCGGGTGTGGGCGGTCCTCGAGAACGCCGGCTGCTACGAGAGGTGGGTGGTGGGCACGCACCTCTCCAGCCCGGCGGACGACCGGTGGCCCGAGGAGGGCCCCGTGCTCCGCTACCAGGTGAAGGCCGGCCCGTTCAGGTACGAGGGGGAGACGGTGGTGCGCGTACACGAACCGCCGGACCGGCTGGAGCTGGAAGCGAGGGCCGGTGATCACGCCAGTGCGCGGATCGCCATCGAGGTACGGCCCTGGGGCGATGAAACCCTGGTGGTCCTGGACGAACACCCGCTGCGCGGCCGGGGCTGGACCTTCCACCACGCGGCCATCGACGCCGTCGCCCAGTGGCGGCACCGCGCCATGCTGGCCCGGCTGGCCCGCGTGTGCGAGGACGGTCATCGTGAGCGGCCCTGA
- a CDS encoding MarR family winged helix-turn-helix transcriptional regulator, whose product MEHGEPLDRVARIQADWRRERPDLDVGPQAVIGRLHRLADRLTEELTLVYGRYGLGEGEFDVLCALRRAGEPYERAPGELAAHTMVTTGAMTKRIDRLERAGLVTRRRADDDQRGRIVALTGPGRELIDQAFADHMRNERHLLDLLTPAEAASLETLLTNWLSRLDHPRPRGGE is encoded by the coding sequence ATGGAACACGGTGAACCGCTGGACCGCGTGGCCCGCATCCAGGCCGACTGGCGCCGCGAGCGCCCCGACCTCGACGTCGGCCCGCAGGCCGTGATCGGCCGGCTGCACCGCCTGGCCGACCGGCTGACGGAGGAACTCACCCTCGTCTACGGCCGCTACGGCCTCGGCGAGGGCGAGTTCGACGTCCTGTGCGCGCTGCGCCGCGCCGGGGAGCCCTACGAGCGGGCCCCGGGCGAGCTCGCCGCGCACACCATGGTCACCACCGGCGCGATGACGAAGCGGATCGACCGCCTCGAACGGGCCGGACTCGTCACGCGCCGCCGGGCCGACGACGACCAGCGGGGCCGGATCGTCGCCCTGACCGGCCCCGGACGGGAACTGATCGACCAGGCGTTCGCCGACCACATGCGCAACGAACGCCACCTGCTGGACCTGCTGACGCCCGCCGAGGCGGCGTCACTCGAAACCCTGCTCACCAACTGGCTCTCCCGCCTGGATCATCCGCGGCCGCGCGGCGGCGAGTAG
- a CDS encoding serine hydrolase domain-containing protein: MTKPVPFTSDDVARLAEALRQAVADGATPGGVIALGTLGDAPRFLTSGRIADELGDATPGADTVYDIASLTKVVATWPLVCQAVDAGLLTPTAPVRDFLPALDGPAPSGEATIEQLLTHTAGLKASTRLDRYRGAHQPLHELLCREPLEAEPGEHRYVNRGYILLGLALAHTHRRPLDELARALWDDLGMTGTTYGPVARGPQVAPTDRRLPGAPRVWGQAHDDNAALLGGVAGHAGVFSTARDLARYAEHLIDPAGRPHGWLRASALPFAPIEAGLHRGLSWVCAPGDVACHHGFTGTSLYLAPTAGRYLAICTNAVYHGEARRGIAPLRALALKSITAT; encoded by the coding sequence ATGACGAAGCCCGTCCCGTTCACGTCCGACGACGTCGCCCGCCTCGCCGAAGCCCTCCGCCAGGCCGTGGCCGACGGCGCGACCCCCGGCGGTGTCATCGCGCTCGGCACCCTCGGCGACGCCCCCCGCTTCCTGACGTCCGGCCGCATCGCCGACGAACTCGGCGACGCCACCCCCGGCGCGGACACCGTCTACGACATCGCCTCCCTCACCAAGGTCGTCGCCACCTGGCCCCTCGTCTGCCAGGCCGTCGACGCCGGACTCCTCACCCCGACGGCCCCCGTGCGCGACTTCCTCCCCGCGCTCGACGGCCCGGCACCCAGCGGGGAGGCCACCATCGAGCAGCTCCTCACCCACACCGCGGGCCTCAAGGCCTCCACCCGCCTCGACCGCTACCGCGGCGCCCACCAGCCCCTGCACGAACTCCTGTGCCGGGAACCCCTCGAAGCCGAGCCCGGCGAGCACCGGTACGTCAATCGCGGCTACATCCTCCTCGGCCTGGCGCTCGCCCACACCCACCGCCGACCGCTCGACGAACTCGCCCGCGCCCTGTGGGACGACCTCGGCATGACCGGCACCACCTACGGTCCCGTCGCCCGTGGCCCGCAGGTCGCCCCGACCGACCGCCGCCTCCCCGGCGCCCCCCGCGTCTGGGGCCAGGCCCACGACGACAACGCCGCCCTCCTCGGCGGTGTCGCCGGCCACGCGGGCGTCTTCTCCACGGCCCGAGACCTCGCCCGCTACGCCGAACACCTCATCGACCCCGCCGGCCGCCCGCACGGCTGGCTCCGCGCCTCCGCGCTCCCGTTCGCCCCGATCGAGGCCGGCCTGCACCGGGGCCTGTCCTGGGTCTGCGCCCCGGGCGACGTGGCCTGCCACCACGGCTTCACCGGCACCAGCCTCTACCTCGCCCCCACCGCGGGCCGCTACCTCGCGATCTGCACCAACGCGGTCTACCACGGCGAAGCCCGCCGCGGGATCGCACCCCTGCGCGCCCTCGCCCTCAAGAGCATCACCGCCACCTGA
- a CDS encoding alpha/beta hydrolase, translating to MQPTFVLVHGAFSNSFPFAPLQAELGLLGHRSVAVDLPGHGFEATFTHAYQTPQDPEGLATTPGAIKGVTLADNAAHLIRILERAKRNGPVILVSHSRGGITATAAANARPDLIDRIVYVSAWCPVDLDVNDYYAEPEMASVDAASLALALAGNPAELGLLRVNFRTADPDALAAFKAAFFADGTDEEFLTFLNTFQPDENLDVGTSADRARADTWGSIPKTYVRLADDTSLPPAMQDRLIREGNALTPDNPYDVRTLEGSHLKWLVAPAAAARLLGELAAPAQ from the coding sequence ATGCAACCGACGTTCGTACTGGTTCACGGAGCCTTCTCGAACTCCTTCCCCTTCGCACCGCTCCAGGCCGAGCTCGGCCTCCTCGGACACCGTTCGGTCGCCGTCGACCTGCCCGGCCACGGCTTCGAGGCCACCTTCACGCACGCCTACCAGACGCCCCAAGACCCCGAAGGCCTCGCCACCACGCCCGGCGCGATCAAGGGCGTCACCCTCGCCGACAACGCCGCACACCTGATCCGGATCCTCGAACGAGCCAAGCGCAACGGCCCGGTCATCCTCGTCTCCCACAGCCGCGGCGGCATCACGGCCACCGCCGCGGCCAACGCGCGTCCGGACCTCATCGACCGCATCGTGTACGTCTCGGCCTGGTGCCCGGTCGACCTCGACGTCAACGACTACTACGCCGAGCCGGAGATGGCCTCGGTCGACGCCGCGTCCCTGGCCCTGGCGCTGGCCGGGAACCCCGCCGAACTCGGCCTGCTGCGCGTCAACTTCCGCACCGCCGACCCCGACGCCCTCGCCGCCTTCAAGGCGGCCTTCTTCGCCGACGGCACCGACGAGGAGTTCCTGACCTTCCTGAACACCTTCCAGCCCGACGAGAACCTGGACGTCGGCACCTCCGCCGACCGCGCACGGGCCGACACCTGGGGCAGCATCCCGAAGACCTACGTCCGCCTGGCCGACGACACGAGCCTGCCGCCCGCCATGCAGGACCGGCTGATCCGTGAGGGGAACGCGCTGACCCCGGACAACCCGTACGACGTCCGCACCCTCGAAGGCAGCCACCTGAAGTGGCTGGTCGCGCCGGCGGCCGCGGCACGACTCCTGGGCGAACTCGCGGCCCCGGCGCAGTAG
- the ppk2 gene encoding polyphosphate kinase 2: MSDEASSPPQAEELLSGLRVDDRRPEQPVLLDSAGAPLRTWRENYPYDRKMRRKEYERTKRILQIELLKLQHWVKESGGRLVVICEGRDAAGKGGTIQRFTERLNPRGARIVALNKPTGREAGQWYFQRYTAHLPAPGEIVFFDRSWYNRAGVESVMGFCTPEQYALFLRQCPVFEEMLVEDGIMLVKFWFSVSRGEQRTRFAIRQVDPVRQWKLSPTDLASLDRWDAYTEAKVAMFRATDTDHAPWTVVKTNDKRRGRLEAMRSLLWRVDYDRKDEGAVGRPDPLIVGAADTLLEAGEGPTDLSPTPLAGPHLGPGLHPHP, translated from the coding sequence ATGAGTGACGAGGCGTCTTCGCCGCCGCAGGCCGAGGAGCTGCTGTCCGGGTTGCGGGTGGACGACCGCCGGCCCGAGCAGCCGGTCCTGCTGGACTCCGCCGGTGCCCCTCTGCGGACCTGGCGGGAGAACTACCCCTACGACCGCAAGATGCGGCGCAAGGAGTACGAGCGGACCAAGCGGATCCTGCAGATCGAGCTGCTCAAGCTGCAGCACTGGGTGAAGGAGTCCGGCGGCCGGCTGGTGGTGATCTGCGAGGGCAGGGACGCGGCGGGCAAGGGCGGCACGATCCAGCGCTTCACCGAACGGCTCAACCCGCGCGGGGCACGGATCGTGGCTCTGAACAAGCCGACCGGGCGGGAGGCCGGGCAGTGGTACTTCCAGCGCTACACCGCCCACCTGCCGGCGCCCGGGGAGATCGTCTTCTTCGACCGGTCCTGGTACAACCGCGCCGGGGTCGAGTCGGTGATGGGGTTCTGCACCCCGGAGCAGTACGCGCTGTTCCTGCGCCAGTGCCCCGTCTTCGAGGAGATGCTGGTGGAGGACGGGATCATGCTGGTGAAGTTCTGGTTCTCGGTCTCCCGCGGCGAGCAGCGCACCCGTTTCGCGATCCGGCAGGTCGACCCGGTCAGGCAGTGGAAGCTCTCCCCCACCGACCTGGCCTCCCTGGACCGGTGGGACGCCTATACCGAGGCCAAGGTCGCGATGTTCCGGGCGACCGACACCGATCACGCGCCGTGGACGGTGGTCAAGACCAACGACAAACGGCGCGGACGGCTCGAGGCCATGCGCAGCCTGCTGTGGCGCGTCGACTACGACCGCAAGGACGAGGGGGCGGTCGGCCGGCCCGACCCCCTCATCGTCGGGGCCGCCGACACCCTCCTCGAAGCGGGTGAGGGACCCACCGACCTCTCCCCCACTCCCCTGGCCGGGCCACACCTCGGCCCCGGGCTCCACCCCCACCCGTAG
- a CDS encoding EamA family transporter, translating to MEANTRWVALTAIAPVAWGTNYFVTHEFLPADRPLHGAALRALPAGLVLLALCRQRPRGAWWWRSAVLGLLNTSVFFVLVYAASQLLPTSVAATVMAVSPMTMMLIAWLLVSERPGAAHLAGALIGLGGVCLMLLTGVEEVSAAGVLASAAAMLVSSFGHVLTKRWGAGADVLASTAWQLTAGGLFLLPVAAAVEGPVPELPAPTLLAFGYVALIATALAFAAWFTGLKHLPAGTVALIGLLNPVTGVLLGTALAGEELTARQLCGLGLVLAGVLLGRPGRAARRPGAGPHAPADDRVPSASGGD from the coding sequence ATGGAAGCGAATACGCGCTGGGTGGCCCTGACGGCGATCGCGCCGGTGGCCTGGGGGACCAACTACTTCGTCACGCACGAGTTCCTGCCGGCCGACCGCCCGCTCCACGGGGCCGCCCTGCGGGCCCTGCCCGCCGGCCTCGTCCTGCTGGCCCTGTGCAGGCAGCGGCCGCGCGGCGCGTGGTGGTGGCGGTCGGCGGTGCTGGGGCTGCTCAACACGAGCGTGTTCTTCGTCCTCGTCTACGCCGCCTCCCAGCTGCTCCCGACGAGCGTGGCCGCGACCGTGATGGCGGTGTCCCCGATGACGATGATGCTCATCGCCTGGCTCCTGGTGTCCGAGCGGCCCGGCGCCGCTCACCTGGCCGGTGCCCTGATCGGCCTCGGCGGGGTCTGCCTCATGCTGCTGACCGGGGTGGAGGAGGTGAGTGCGGCGGGGGTCCTCGCCTCGGCCGCCGCCATGCTCGTGTCCTCCTTCGGCCACGTCCTGACCAAACGGTGGGGCGCCGGCGCCGACGTGCTCGCCTCGACCGCCTGGCAACTCACCGCCGGGGGACTGTTCCTCCTCCCGGTCGCGGCAGCCGTGGAGGGTCCCGTGCCCGAGCTCCCCGCGCCGACGCTCCTCGCGTTCGGCTACGTCGCCCTGATCGCCACGGCGCTGGCCTTCGCCGCCTGGTTCACCGGGCTGAAGCACCTGCCCGCGGGGACGGTCGCGCTGATCGGGCTGCTCAACCCCGTGACCGGCGTACTGCTCGGCACGGCCCTCGCCGGAGAGGAACTGACCGCCCGGCAGCTGTGCGGCCTGGGCCTGGTCCTGGCCGGCGTCCTGCTCGGCCGGCCCGGACGCGCCGCCCGGCGGCCCGGCGCCGGGCCGCACGCCCCGGCGGACGATAGGGTGCCGAGTGCTTCCGGCGGCGATTGA
- a CDS encoding SigE family RNA polymerase sigma factor yields the protein MTEDEFDAFYASAFPRIVGQVYSFTGDHGQAQDVVQEAFVRAWDRRRDILATEAPEAWIRTVAMRLAVSHWRRARRWLELVRRTPPLPDHAPGPGPEHVALVAALRQLPEPQRMAIVLHHLCDLSVEQVASETGAPTGTVKARLSRGRAALAKLLPPGEAGVVGASGEEKEEDRAR from the coding sequence ATGACGGAGGACGAGTTCGACGCGTTCTACGCGTCGGCGTTCCCACGGATCGTCGGGCAGGTGTACTCCTTCACCGGTGACCACGGCCAGGCCCAGGACGTCGTACAGGAAGCCTTCGTACGGGCCTGGGACCGGCGGCGGGACATCCTTGCCACCGAGGCTCCCGAAGCCTGGATCCGCACCGTCGCGATGCGTCTCGCGGTCAGCCACTGGCGCAGGGCGCGGCGGTGGCTGGAGCTGGTGCGCCGCACCCCGCCGCTGCCCGATCACGCCCCCGGGCCCGGTCCCGAGCACGTCGCCCTCGTCGCGGCGCTGCGACAGCTCCCGGAGCCCCAGCGCATGGCGATAGTGCTGCACCACCTGTGTGACCTCAGTGTGGAACAGGTAGCCTCCGAGACCGGCGCGCCGACCGGTACGGTCAAGGCCCGCCTCTCACGCGGCCGGGCAGCCCTCGCCAAGCTGCTGCCGCCGGGCGAGGCCGGTGTGGTGGGCGCAAGCGGCGAGGAGAAGGAGGAAGACCGTGCCCGATGA
- a CDS encoding sialidase family protein: MRASVPLTAVATAALLLATLTAAAAAPTAAAADRDPGPGGSPLVKVSHGDPYADCTIGAISPDSVVYPGSEVEPYLAVDPRDPKRVVTVYQQDRWNDGGARGLVASWTTDGRTFHRSTLPFSLCAPGGADFERATDPWVSTGPDGTVYASGEGVDFVKSTRTGLLAATSHDGGRTWQNPTTTHVDAQPFFNDKPSLTADPVRAGTAYQVWNRLDNAPPGPGSLDGPGYLSLTRDGGRTWSRARKFVDTAAVPNTQTIGHLIVVDRRTDTLYDFFDRITYSGDLSTVVEARYQVVTSTDAGETWSAPVTVARDTSVPEVDPNDPAKPLRAASTLPSPAVDPGTGTLYMAYEGADFTAGRFNSIQLVRSTDGGRTWGAPELISPGNVPAFSPSIAVDERGTVALTYYDLRFLEPGDTTTLPTAYQLATLPHGDARRRTERRISRVFDWLDAPFAGGYFLGDYQGLVADGKGVRAVLTLTGPDAPRNRTDVYTATFRTG, from the coding sequence ATGCGCGCGTCAGTGCCCCTGACCGCTGTCGCCACCGCCGCACTCCTGCTCGCCACGCTCACCGCCGCCGCCGCCGCCCCGACGGCCGCCGCGGCGGACCGGGACCCGGGCCCAGGCGGCTCGCCCCTGGTCAAGGTGTCCCACGGCGACCCGTACGCGGACTGCACCATCGGCGCGATCTCCCCCGACAGCGTGGTCTACCCGGGCAGCGAGGTGGAGCCGTACCTGGCCGTCGATCCGCGCGACCCGAAGCGCGTGGTCACCGTGTACCAGCAGGACCGCTGGAACGACGGCGGAGCCCGTGGACTGGTCGCCTCCTGGACCACGGACGGCCGCACCTTCCACCGGAGCACCCTCCCCTTCAGCCTGTGCGCCCCCGGCGGCGCGGACTTCGAACGGGCCACCGACCCCTGGGTCAGCACCGGACCGGACGGCACCGTCTACGCAAGCGGCGAAGGCGTGGACTTCGTCAAGAGCACGCGCACCGGCCTCCTGGCCGCCACCTCCCACGACGGCGGCCGCACCTGGCAGAACCCGACCACCACGCACGTCGACGCGCAGCCCTTCTTCAACGACAAGCCCTCGCTCACCGCCGACCCGGTCCGCGCGGGCACCGCCTACCAGGTCTGGAACCGCCTCGACAACGCCCCGCCCGGCCCGGGCTCCCTCGACGGCCCCGGCTACCTCTCCCTCACCCGCGACGGCGGCCGCACCTGGAGCCGGGCCCGGAAGTTCGTCGACACGGCCGCTGTGCCCAACACGCAGACCATCGGCCACCTGATCGTCGTCGACCGGCGCACCGACACCCTGTACGACTTCTTCGACCGGATCACCTACTCCGGCGACCTGAGCACCGTCGTCGAAGCCCGCTACCAGGTGGTCACCTCGACCGACGCCGGAGAGACCTGGAGCGCCCCCGTCACCGTGGCCCGGGACACCTCCGTACCGGAGGTCGACCCGAACGACCCCGCCAAGCCGCTGCGCGCCGCGTCCACGCTGCCCAGCCCGGCCGTCGACCCCGGGACGGGCACGCTGTACATGGCGTACGAGGGCGCGGACTTCACCGCCGGCCGGTTCAACTCGATCCAGCTGGTGCGCTCCACCGACGGCGGACGCACCTGGGGGGCGCCCGAGCTGATCAGCCCCGGCAACGTCCCGGCCTTCTCCCCGTCCATCGCGGTCGACGAGCGGGGCACCGTCGCGCTCACCTACTACGACCTGCGCTTCCTCGAGCCGGGCGACACCACGACCCTGCCCACGGCGTACCAGCTGGCCACACTGCCCCACGGAGACGCACGGCGCCGGACCGAACGGCGCATCTCGCGCGTCTTCGACTGGCTGGACGCGCCGTTCGCCGGGGGCTACTTCCTCGGCGACTACCAGGGCCTCGTGGCGGACGGCAAGGGGGTACGGGCGGTACTCACCCTCACCGGCCCCGACGCGCCCCGGAACCGCACGGACGTCTACACCGCCACCTTCCGGACCGGCTGA
- a CDS encoding serine hydrolase domain-containing protein — MDLQETVDELVASGREAGLQVAAYQGGRLLVEAHAGVPGPGTLVHAFSVGKGCTATLVHVLAERGLLEYDAPVARYWPAFGAHGKAGITVRHALTHTAGIPQLPRALTGAELCDWEHMCGVVAGLRPLWEPGTASGYHGWTYGWILGETVRRATGLTPGQALREYVTEPLGIADELYFGLPADRLARVAPLVEGGWEAYLAGLPSGAPFVRLVAPNRGLWTTATLANRPAYLMADLPACATTTARAAARMYAALLGEVDGVRLLPPARVARATAVAVDGPDRTLLRRHAKGLGYFLGLPPTGGDPTAFGHHGSGGSIAFADPRRDLTFALTRTRLAHPADDTATHLATTVRTTAPTTPRAHP, encoded by the coding sequence ATGGACCTCCAGGAGACGGTCGACGAACTGGTCGCCTCCGGCCGGGAGGCCGGACTCCAGGTGGCCGCGTACCAGGGCGGGCGGCTGCTCGTGGAGGCGCACGCCGGGGTTCCCGGACCGGGGACGCTCGTCCACGCCTTCTCGGTCGGCAAGGGGTGCACGGCGACCCTCGTGCACGTGCTCGCCGAGCGCGGGCTGCTCGAGTACGACGCCCCCGTCGCCCGCTACTGGCCCGCCTTCGGAGCCCACGGCAAGGCGGGCATCACCGTCCGGCACGCCCTCACGCACACCGCCGGGATCCCCCAGCTGCCCCGCGCCCTCACCGGCGCCGAACTGTGCGACTGGGAGCACATGTGCGGGGTCGTCGCAGGACTGCGCCCGCTGTGGGAGCCGGGCACGGCCAGCGGCTACCACGGCTGGACCTACGGCTGGATCCTCGGCGAGACCGTCCGCCGGGCCACCGGACTCACCCCGGGGCAGGCCCTGCGCGAGTACGTCACCGAGCCCCTCGGGATCGCCGACGAGCTGTACTTCGGGCTGCCCGCCGACCGACTGGCCCGGGTGGCACCGCTGGTGGAAGGCGGCTGGGAGGCCTACCTGGCCGGGCTGCCCTCCGGGGCGCCCTTCGTCCGCCTCGTCGCCCCCAACCGCGGCCTGTGGACCACCGCCACCCTCGCCAACCGGCCCGCGTACCTCATGGCCGACCTGCCCGCCTGCGCCACCACCACCGCCCGCGCCGCCGCCCGGATGTACGCGGCGCTCCTGGGCGAGGTGGACGGCGTACGCCTGCTCCCGCCGGCCCGGGTCGCACGGGCCACGGCGGTCGCCGTGGACGGCCCGGACCGGACACTGCTGCGCCGCCACGCCAAGGGGCTCGGCTACTTCCTCGGTCTGCCCCCGACGGGCGGCGATCCGACGGCCTTCGGCCACCACGGCAGCGGCGGCTCCATCGCCTTCGCCGACCCCCGCCGCGACCTCACCTTCGCCCTGACCCGCACCCGCCTCGCCCACCCCGCCGACGACACGGCCACCCACCTGGCAACCACGGTCCGCACGACAGCCCCCACCACCCCCCGAGCCCACCCATGA
- a CDS encoding polyprenyl synthetase family protein, producing MNEALSAALQRASRHQHRFEARFAAYFDSLTDPAGGALETPPYGTFPSRALDLVRDMSLRGGKRLRVVLLHEAAALVADDGVAGLDEAAISIELLQTHGLIHDDIIDDAPLRRGGPSTYYAYRHEFPDRPDTALALALLAGDLAAFLSLRVLLTSGLPADRALAMAAVHADTGAATMSGQMIDLERDFHPAPGIDFLHAVTEFKSTRYSVLAPLRLGLLAAGTDHTPYDAELRRYAGALGIANQIHDDWLDLFGDPAALGKPTGSDIRSGRRNYALRALTAVCEDAERKLLDEAWGDPGCDEETLDRIRRIARAHGVDRQLRAEAEAHARRAEAEAATWRRRWRPEAVAFFAHMPAWSVTRDR from the coding sequence GTGAACGAAGCCCTCTCCGCCGCCCTGCAGCGCGCGTCCCGCCACCAGCACCGATTCGAAGCCCGCTTCGCGGCCTACTTCGATTCCCTGACCGACCCCGCCGGCGGCGCGCTCGAGACGCCGCCGTACGGCACCTTCCCCTCCCGAGCCCTCGACCTGGTGCGCGACATGTCACTGCGCGGCGGCAAACGGCTCCGCGTGGTCCTCCTGCACGAGGCCGCCGCGCTGGTGGCCGACGACGGCGTCGCAGGCCTGGACGAAGCGGCCATCAGCATCGAACTGCTGCAGACCCACGGCCTGATCCACGACGACATCATCGACGACGCGCCCCTGCGCCGCGGCGGCCCCTCCACCTACTACGCCTACCGCCACGAGTTCCCCGACCGGCCCGACACCGCCCTCGCGCTGGCCCTCCTCGCCGGCGACCTCGCGGCCTTCCTGTCCCTGCGCGTGCTGCTCACCAGCGGGCTGCCCGCCGACCGGGCCCTGGCCATGGCCGCCGTCCACGCCGACACGGGAGCCGCCACGATGAGCGGCCAGATGATCGATCTGGAACGCGACTTCCACCCCGCCCCCGGCATCGACTTCCTGCACGCCGTCACCGAGTTCAAGTCCACCCGCTACTCCGTCCTCGCCCCGCTGCGGCTGGGCCTCCTCGCCGCCGGCACCGACCACACCCCCTACGACGCCGAACTGCGGCGCTACGCCGGCGCATTGGGCATCGCCAACCAGATCCACGACGACTGGCTCGACCTGTTCGGAGATCCGGCCGCCCTCGGCAAACCGACCGGCTCGGACATCCGGTCGGGCCGCCGCAACTACGCCCTCCGCGCTCTCACGGCCGTCTGCGAGGACGCCGAGCGCAAGCTGCTGGACGAAGCCTGGGGAGATCCGGGCTGCGACGAGGAAACCCTCGACCGCATACGCCGCATCGCGCGAGCACACGGAGTCGACCGGCAGCTCCGGGCCGAGGCCGAAGCCCACGCCCGCCGGGCGGAGGCCGAGGCCGCCACGTGGCGGCGGCGCTGGCGACCGGAGGCCGTGGCGTTCTTCGCACACATGCCGGCCTGGAGCGTCACCCGCGACCGGTGA
- a CDS encoding DUF4232 domain-containing protein yields the protein MPDDLSSALRELADSAACPPPTTGAEVRRRAVARRRRRNSAYAGGGVAVVAALAFGLTTAFGGPEPRLDPAPPPAASLTAPTAGPASPAVPTPSASPSTEPSPTAPTLAGPTPTAPATGGPSATAPATPPATIAACGVGDLAFSATNQDEAGKPVRHLLLTVTNTGSAKCGLQGYPYLKFPHARAPIAVIEDSKDAPVTLAPGEKAYAALLASGGRMDTYDTDTLPLGLQPGGPVNVALPGQVSFDDGARVTYWIPASGLALRFIGSR from the coding sequence GTGCCCGATGACCTGTCCTCCGCCCTGCGCGAGCTGGCCGACAGCGCCGCCTGCCCCCCGCCCACGACGGGCGCGGAGGTCCGTCGCCGGGCCGTCGCCCGGCGTCGTCGCCGGAACTCCGCCTACGCGGGAGGCGGCGTCGCGGTCGTCGCGGCCCTCGCGTTCGGCCTGACCACGGCGTTCGGCGGCCCGGAGCCCCGCCTCGACCCCGCACCACCACCCGCCGCGTCCCTCACCGCGCCCACGGCCGGGCCGGCCTCCCCCGCCGTGCCCACCCCCAGCGCGTCCCCGTCCACCGAGCCCTCCCCCACCGCGCCGACCCTCGCCGGGCCGACTCCCACCGCCCCCGCGACCGGTGGGCCGTCCGCCACCGCGCCGGCCACCCCGCCGGCCACGATCGCCGCGTGTGGGGTGGGTGACCTCGCGTTCTCGGCGACGAACCAGGACGAGGCGGGCAAGCCCGTCAGGCACCTCCTCCTCACGGTCACCAACACCGGGTCCGCCAAGTGCGGCCTCCAGGGGTACCCGTACCTGAAGTTCCCTCATGCCAGGGCCCCGATCGCGGTGATCGAGGACAGCAAGGACGCACCCGTGACGCTCGCTCCGGGTGAGAAGGCGTACGCGGCCCTCCTCGCCAGCGGCGGCCGTATGGACACGTACGACACGGACACCCTTCCCCTCGGCCTCCAGCCGGGCGGGCCGGTGAACGTCGCCCTGCCCGGGCAGGTGTCGTTCGACGACGGCGCCCGTGTCACCTACTGGATCCCCGCCTCCGGCCTCGCCCTGCGCTTCATCGGATCGCGGTGA
- a CDS encoding DUF4232 domain-containing protein, whose translation MTRGNKAIRKAAAAAVLGALLLASTACEPSGADASRDSTTSVQPSAPNSPDSPNSPNAAKTGETGKTAAARPGGVPAKSGGGPAKPSAGPGNAGGTGVAACGVGDLAFSATNQDEAGKPVRHLLLTVTNTGSAKCGLQGYPYLKFPHARAPIAVIEDSKDAPVTLAPGEKAYAALLASGGRMDTYDTDTLPLGLQPGGPVNVALPGQVSFDDGARVTYWIPASGLALRFIMSS comes from the coding sequence TTGACCAGGGGAAACAAGGCGATCAGGAAGGCGGCGGCCGCGGCCGTCCTCGGCGCGCTGCTGCTCGCGTCCACCGCGTGCGAGCCGAGCGGCGCCGACGCATCGCGCGACTCCACGACCTCGGTGCAGCCGAGCGCGCCGAACTCGCCGGACTCGCCCAACTCGCCGAACGCAGCGAAGACCGGGGAGACGGGCAAGACGGCCGCGGCGCGGCCGGGCGGGGTCCCGGCGAAGTCCGGCGGGGGCCCGGCCAAGCCGAGCGCCGGCCCGGGCAACGCCGGCGGTACCGGCGTCGCCGCGTGTGGGGTGGGTGACCTCGCGTTCTCGGCGACGAACCAGGACGAGGCGGGCAAGCCCGTCAGGCACCTCCTCCTCACGGTCACCAACACCGGGTCCGCCAAGTGCGGCCTCCAGGGGTACCCGTACCTGAAGTTCCCTCATGCCAGGGCCCCGATCGCGGTGATCGAGGACAGCAAGGACGCACCCGTGACGCTCGCTCCGGGTGAGAAGGCGTACGCGGCCCTCCTCGCCAGCGGCGGCCGTATGGACACGTACGACACGGACACCCTTCCCCTCGGCCTCCAGCCGGGCGGGCCGGTGAACGTCGCCCTGCCCGGGCAGGTGTCGTTCGACGACGGCGCCCGTGTCACCTACTGGATCCCCGCCTCCGGCCTCGCCCTGCGCTTCATCATGTCGTCCTGA